The following proteins come from a genomic window of Geminicoccaceae bacterium SCSIO 64248:
- a CDS encoding nitrile hydratase subunit alpha — MSHAHDHPHDDGHRHPFQPDLEDAPFAYHQVLAQAVGDVLVAKGVFTAEDLRRQIEAIDAAEPARGARLVARAWIDGGFRERLLRDVNAAAAELGVDAGGIPIRAVANEPGVHNLIVCTLCSCYPRLLIGLPPDWYKSRAYRSRAIREPRAVLAEFGTAIPDDIEVRVHDSTADLRYMVLPLRPEGTEGWDETRLAGLVTRDSMIGVALPRVPAAA; from the coding sequence ATGAGCCACGCACACGATCACCCTCATGACGATGGTCACCGGCATCCGTTCCAGCCTGACCTCGAGGACGCGCCGTTCGCCTATCATCAGGTCCTGGCGCAGGCCGTCGGCGACGTCCTGGTCGCGAAGGGCGTGTTCACGGCCGAGGACCTGCGGCGGCAGATCGAGGCGATCGACGCGGCCGAACCGGCGCGAGGCGCCCGCCTGGTCGCCCGCGCGTGGATCGACGGCGGCTTTCGCGAGCGGCTTCTGCGCGACGTGAATGCCGCCGCCGCCGAGCTCGGCGTCGACGCCGGCGGCATACCGATCCGGGCCGTGGCGAACGAACCCGGCGTGCACAACCTGATCGTCTGCACGCTCTGCTCCTGCTACCCGCGCCTGCTGATCGGCCTGCCGCCGGACTGGTACAAGTCGCGGGCCTACCGCTCGCGCGCCATCCGCGAGCCGCGCGCGGTCCTGGCCGAGTTCGGCACGGCCATCCCGGACGACATCGAGGTCCGCGTGCACGATTCGACCGCCGATCTGCGCTACATGGTCCTGCCGCTCCGCCCCGAAGGGACGGAGGGCTGGGACGAGACGAGGCTGGCGGGGCTCGTCACGCGGGATTCGATGATCGGCGTGGCCCTGCCGCGCGTGCCCGCCGCCGCTTGA
- a CDS encoding DUF2927 domain-containing protein, with product MASNVRALGNVRRSLKVRNLLIACGALLVAIGAAAVLSDRPDHRAYARIPLQPPAAPTVGDFADRFAADGGGAPPQVIAPVAPPSADGVAQVARDPFALRPVDDATRACMDDMLCTKAIFLKMALGLSEREPRPVEQQRIMKWTKPVGLGTAGLDSLPPERVRRALRTVEGIIAISKAAGIDLDVRRPGADREINMLVFISDDFVRDRHQRFASLIESYLGRTHSSRYDMVAAELASRQLCAGRVYSDRTFAISRSFDLIPSTISAPDFEACLYEELVQNLGLTSDVDDVVDSMFTDRASQPSLTQLDFLLLRILYHPAIRPGMDENEVRSVFAHVYSDVTGTPRSPS from the coding sequence TTGGCTTCGAACGTACGCGCACTCGGAAACGTCCGCCGCAGCCTCAAGGTCAGGAACCTGCTGATCGCGTGCGGCGCGTTGCTCGTCGCCATCGGCGCCGCCGCGGTCCTGTCCGACCGGCCGGATCATCGCGCGTACGCGCGCATCCCCCTCCAGCCGCCCGCGGCGCCGACGGTCGGTGACTTCGCGGACCGTTTCGCGGCCGACGGCGGCGGCGCTCCGCCGCAAGTGATCGCCCCGGTCGCGCCGCCGTCGGCCGACGGCGTCGCACAGGTGGCGCGCGACCCGTTCGCCTTGCGGCCGGTCGACGACGCGACCCGTGCCTGCATGGACGACATGCTGTGCACCAAGGCGATCTTCCTCAAGATGGCGCTCGGCCTGTCCGAGCGCGAGCCCCGGCCGGTCGAGCAGCAGCGGATTATGAAATGGACCAAGCCGGTCGGCCTCGGCACCGCGGGACTGGACAGCCTGCCGCCGGAGCGGGTGCGGCGCGCGCTCAGGACGGTCGAGGGCATCATCGCGATCAGCAAGGCGGCCGGCATCGACCTGGATGTCCGCCGGCCGGGCGCCGATCGCGAGATCAACATGCTGGTCTTCATCAGCGACGACTTCGTTCGCGACCGCCACCAGCGCTTCGCTTCCTTGATCGAATCCTATCTCGGCCGGACGCACAGCTCGCGCTACGACATGGTCGCGGCCGAGCTGGCCAGCCGCCAGCTCTGCGCGGGCCGGGTCTACTCGGATCGGACCTTCGCGATCTCGCGCAGCTTCGACCTGATCCCCAGCACGATCAGCGCACCCGACTTCGAGGCCTGCCTCTACGAGGAACTCGTGCAGAACCTGGGCCTGACCAGCGACGTCGACGACGTGGTCGATTCCATGTTCACCGACCGCGCCAGCCAACCCAGCCTCACCCAGCTCGACTTCCTGCTCCTGCGCATCCTCTATCACCCGGCCATCCGGCCCGGCATGGACGAGAACGAGGTCCGCAGCGTGTTCGCCCATGTCTACAGCGATGTGACCGGCACACCGCGAAGCCCGAGTTGA
- a CDS encoding 4a-hydroxytetrahydrobiopterin dehydratase: MAKPTPLEADARDEALRTLEGWQVVEGRDAVSKRFTFRNFNAAFGFMTRVALVAETMNHHPEWFNVWNRVDITLTTHDAGGLTERDIKLAHAIDRLAS, encoded by the coding sequence ATGGCCAAGCCGACGCCGCTCGAGGCCGACGCCCGCGACGAGGCGCTGCGCACGCTCGAAGGCTGGCAGGTGGTCGAGGGTCGGGACGCCGTGTCCAAGCGCTTCACCTTCCGGAATTTCAACGCCGCCTTCGGCTTCATGACCCGCGTCGCGCTGGTCGCCGAGACCATGAACCACCATCCCGAATGGTTCAACGTCTGGAACCGGGTCGACATCACGCTGACGACACACGACGCGGGCGGGCTGACGGAGAGGGACATCAAGCTTGCGCACGCGATCGACCGGCTGGCGTCGTGA
- a CDS encoding metallopeptidase family protein: MTAARGEDKPWGQPPSAADFERVGQAALAALPEPFRSTVRDVVIVIQDFAEDEILDEMGIESPFDLTGLYHGVPVGERESRPFGTQPDMIFLYRRPILDEWCEGGEDLEHLIRHVLIHEIGHHFGLSDEGMAAIEAAADEPD; this comes from the coding sequence ATGACGGCAGCGCGGGGCGAGGACAAGCCGTGGGGGCAGCCGCCAAGTGCCGCAGACTTCGAGCGCGTCGGCCAGGCCGCACTGGCGGCCCTGCCCGAGCCGTTCCGCAGCACGGTCCGTGACGTCGTCATCGTCATCCAGGACTTCGCCGAGGACGAAATCCTGGACGAGATGGGCATCGAGAGCCCGTTCGACCTGACCGGCCTCTATCACGGCGTCCCGGTCGGCGAGCGCGAAAGCCGTCCGTTCGGCACGCAGCCGGACATGATCTTCCTGTATCGACGCCCCATCCTCGACGAGTGGTGCGAAGGCGGCGAGGATCTCGAGCATCTGATCCGCCATGTGCTCATCCACGAGATCGGCCATCACTTCGGCCTGTCGGACGAGGGGATGGCGGCGATCGAGGCCGCCGCCGACGAGCCGGACTGA
- a CDS encoding MATE family efflux transporter, with protein MSASLALRPALSLGQHVGRTIRLALPVMLARSGLLVMISVDIFMVGRFGGDELAFYAIASAPQIGVFLLGTGLVTGVLVLTAQRAGAGQQATCGRIWQAGAIQAAVFGGFGAVVLLNGEALLGLLGQSPALIEGGAPVLAQFAPGLPALLLFVATSYFLEGLGRPAPGMIVMILANVANLGLNALFMLGPFDLGAEGAALGTTIARWFMALALVGYVLFMPDAPRFGVRIWRTGATWQAWRDLARLGVPIAASFGMEHGAFLAVVTFAGWLGPTDLAAYQVCLNMVSLIYMLAIGLGTATGVRVGHAVGLTDPIGMRQAGWVGAGLGVVVMLVITPMILLGRNEVAAVYTSDPAVRAIVQDALLLVGMILVCDALQGIMIAVLRAIADIWVPVSIQLACFWLAAVPVSYTLGIRMEMGVAGLLAGLWIGLALASLFLIARFRHVGDVRFAAAPA; from the coding sequence ATGTCCGCCTCGCTGGCCCTCCGGCCCGCTCTGTCGCTCGGCCAGCATGTCGGCCGCACCATCCGCCTGGCGCTGCCCGTGATGCTGGCCCGCTCCGGCCTTCTGGTCATGATCTCGGTCGACATTTTCATGGTCGGCCGGTTCGGCGGCGACGAACTCGCCTTCTATGCCATCGCGTCGGCACCGCAAATCGGCGTGTTTCTGCTCGGCACCGGCTTGGTGACCGGCGTGCTCGTCCTGACCGCGCAGCGTGCCGGGGCCGGACAGCAGGCGACCTGCGGCCGCATCTGGCAGGCCGGCGCGATCCAGGCCGCCGTCTTCGGCGGTTTCGGCGCGGTGGTCCTGCTGAACGGCGAGGCCCTGCTTGGCTTGCTCGGTCAGTCTCCCGCCCTGATCGAAGGCGGGGCGCCCGTGCTCGCCCAGTTCGCGCCCGGCCTGCCGGCCCTGCTTCTCTTCGTCGCGACCAGCTATTTTCTCGAAGGCCTCGGCCGGCCGGCGCCAGGCATGATCGTCATGATCCTGGCGAACGTCGCCAATCTCGGCCTCAACGCGCTGTTCATGCTTGGGCCGTTCGACCTGGGCGCCGAAGGCGCCGCCCTCGGAACAACGATCGCGCGCTGGTTCATGGCCCTCGCCCTGGTCGGCTATGTCCTGTTCATGCCCGACGCTCCGCGCTTCGGCGTGCGGATCTGGCGCACCGGCGCGACGTGGCAGGCTTGGCGCGACCTTGCGCGCCTCGGTGTGCCGATCGCGGCGTCCTTCGGCATGGAGCACGGCGCGTTCCTGGCGGTCGTGACCTTCGCCGGCTGGCTCGGCCCGACGGACCTGGCCGCCTACCAAGTCTGCCTGAACATGGTGTCGCTGATCTACATGCTGGCGATCGGGCTCGGCACGGCGACCGGCGTGCGGGTGGGGCACGCCGTCGGCCTGACCGATCCGATCGGCATGAGGCAGGCGGGCTGGGTCGGCGCCGGTCTCGGCGTGGTCGTCATGCTCGTGATCACGCCGATGATCCTGCTCGGGCGCAACGAGGTCGCGGCGGTCTACACCAGCGATCCGGCCGTGCGCGCCATCGTGCAGGACGCGCTTCTCCTGGTCGGCATGATCCTGGTCTGCGACGCCTTGCAGGGCATCATGATCGCCGTGCTCCGCGCGATCGCCGACATCTGGGTGCCCGTTTCGATCCAACTCGCCTGCTTCTGGCTCGCCGCCGTTCCGGTCAGCTACACCTTGGGCATTCGCATGGAGATGGGCGTGGCCGGCCTGCTTGCCGGCTTGTGGATCGGCCTGGCGCTGGCCAGCCTCTTTCTGATCGCGCGCTTCCGACATGTCGGCGATGTCCGCTTCGCGGCCGCGCCCGCCTGA
- a CDS encoding O-acetylhomoserine aminocarboxypropyltransferase yields the protein MSDDTPTFGLETRAIHAGAQPDPTTGARAVPIYQTTSFVFDDVDHAASLFNLQAFGNIYSRLTNPTVSVFEERIAALEGGTAACATASGHAAQFITFLNLMEPGDEIVASRKLYGGSITQFSETFPKFGWHVRFVDPTDPANFKAALTDKTRAIFVESASNPDGVIVDLEAVAEIAHAAGVPLIVDNTLPSPVLCRPFEHGADIVVHSATKFIGGQGNSMGGVVVEGGRFPWDNGKFPSMMEPTKAYHGLRFYETFGNFALTVRNKAVGLRDIGPSLSPFNAFMLIQGSETLPLRMERHSSNALAVAQFLSEHEAVSWVSYPGLESSPYHALAKRYMPKGQGAVFTIGIKGGYDAGVRMVESVELLSHLANIGDARSLIIHPASTTHRQLDPDQQREAGAGPEVVRLSIGLETVGDIIADLDQALRRAVKGGSLAAE from the coding sequence ATGAGCGACGACACCCCGACCTTCGGACTCGAAACCCGCGCCATCCACGCCGGCGCCCAGCCGGATCCGACCACCGGCGCGCGCGCGGTGCCGATCTACCAGACGACCTCGTTCGTGTTCGACGACGTCGACCATGCCGCGTCGCTGTTCAATCTCCAGGCGTTCGGCAACATCTATTCGCGCCTGACCAACCCGACCGTGTCGGTGTTCGAGGAGCGGATCGCGGCGCTCGAGGGCGGCACGGCGGCCTGCGCTACCGCGAGCGGCCACGCCGCGCAGTTCATCACCTTCCTGAACCTGATGGAGCCGGGCGACGAGATCGTCGCCTCGCGCAAGCTCTATGGCGGCTCGATCACCCAGTTCAGCGAGACCTTCCCGAAGTTCGGCTGGCACGTCCGCTTCGTCGATCCGACCGATCCCGCCAACTTCAAGGCGGCGCTCACGGACAAGACCAGGGCGATCTTCGTCGAGAGCGCGTCGAACCCGGATGGCGTCATCGTCGACCTGGAGGCGGTCGCCGAGATCGCGCACGCGGCCGGCGTGCCGCTGATCGTCGACAACACGCTGCCCTCGCCGGTCCTCTGCCGGCCGTTCGAGCACGGCGCCGACATCGTCGTCCATTCCGCTACCAAGTTCATCGGCGGACAGGGCAACTCGATGGGCGGCGTCGTGGTCGAGGGCGGACGGTTCCCCTGGGACAACGGCAAGTTCCCCAGCATGATGGAGCCGACCAAGGCCTATCACGGCCTGCGCTTCTACGAGACGTTCGGCAATTTCGCGCTCACCGTGCGCAACAAGGCGGTCGGCTTGCGCGACATCGGCCCGTCCCTGTCGCCCTTCAACGCCTTCATGCTGATCCAGGGCTCGGAAACGCTGCCGCTGCGCATGGAGCGCCATTCGAGCAATGCCCTGGCGGTGGCGCAGTTCCTCTCCGAGCACGAGGCGGTGTCCTGGGTGTCCTATCCCGGCCTGGAGAGCAGCCCCTATCACGCCCTCGCCAAGCGCTACATGCCGAAGGGCCAGGGCGCCGTCTTCACGATCGGCATCAAGGGCGGCTACGACGCGGGCGTGCGCATGGTCGAGAGCGTCGAGTTGCTGTCCCATCTCGCCAATATCGGCGACGCCCGCTCCCTGATCATCCATCCGGCCTCGACCACCCATCGCCAGCTGGATCCCGACCAGCAGCGCGAGGCCGGTGCGGGGCCGGAGGTCGTGCGCCTGAGCATCGGGCTGGAGACCGTCGGCGACATCATCGCCGACCTGGATCAGGCGCTGCGTCGCGCGGTCAAGGGAGGCTCGCTCGCGGCCGAGTAG
- a CDS encoding CoA-binding protein: MTDQPGAPLRYDDGDLRRILRSVKTIASVGASTNDNRPSYFSMLYLQKKGFRVIPVNPRQAGQTVLGETVVASLDDLPVKPDMVQVFRRSSEAGAVVDDAIRIGARVVWLQLGVRDDAAAARAEAAGLEVVMDRCPKIEYGRLFGEIGWLGVNRGIISAKKGQSRQLKMRDRP; the protein is encoded by the coding sequence ATGACTGACCAGCCAGGTGCGCCCTTGCGCTACGACGACGGCGATCTCCGGCGCATCCTGCGCTCGGTCAAGACGATCGCGTCGGTCGGCGCCAGCACCAACGACAACCGGCCCTCATACTTCTCGATGCTCTACCTGCAGAAGAAGGGATTCCGGGTCATTCCGGTCAATCCGCGCCAGGCCGGCCAGACCGTGCTCGGCGAGACGGTCGTGGCTTCTCTCGACGATCTGCCGGTCAAGCCGGACATGGTCCAGGTGTTCCGCCGATCCTCCGAAGCCGGCGCTGTCGTCGACGACGCCATCCGCATCGGCGCCAGGGTCGTCTGGCTGCAGTTGGGCGTGCGCGACGACGCGGCGGCGGCGCGCGCCGAGGCGGCCGGGCTCGAGGTCGTCATGGACCGGTGCCCCAAGATCGAATATGGGCGACTGTTCGGCGAGATCGGCTGGCTCGGCGTCAATCGCGGCATCATCTCCGCGAAGAAGGGCCAAAGCCGGCAACTCAAGATGAGGGACCGCCCATGA
- a CDS encoding enoyl-CoA hydratase produces the protein MTEARALPTDDLVIRTDDQGVARLRLNRPKAFNSLSTALMTELQDELDAIAKDPTVRVVLLQGDRQAFCAGHDLKEMRSHSDRGFLGSLFQQCSRLMMTLPRLPQPVIARVDGIATAAGCQLVAACDLAFCSTEARFATSGVKYGLFCSTPMVALSRNVRRKPAMEMLLTGDFIGAERALAEGLVNLVAPPDDMDRAEADLLARILDKPPRVLALGKQAFYRQLGMPLAEAYAFTSEVIVNNALDADAREGLDAFANKRSPVWDDAPGRGPIPLKKPDDHD, from the coding sequence ATGACCGAAGCACGGGCACTGCCGACCGACGACCTCGTCATCCGGACCGACGACCAAGGCGTCGCCCGCCTGAGGCTGAACCGCCCCAAGGCGTTCAACAGCCTGTCGACGGCGCTCATGACCGAATTGCAGGACGAGCTCGACGCGATCGCCAAGGACCCCACCGTCCGCGTCGTCCTGCTCCAGGGCGACCGCCAGGCGTTCTGCGCCGGTCATGACCTCAAGGAGATGCGCAGCCATTCGGATCGCGGCTTTCTCGGTTCCCTGTTTCAGCAGTGCTCGCGCCTGATGATGACGTTGCCGCGGCTGCCGCAGCCCGTGATCGCGCGGGTCGACGGCATCGCGACCGCCGCCGGATGCCAGCTGGTCGCGGCCTGCGATCTCGCCTTCTGCTCGACCGAGGCGCGTTTCGCGACCTCCGGGGTGAAGTACGGCCTGTTCTGCTCGACGCCCATGGTGGCGCTTTCGCGCAACGTCCGCCGCAAGCCGGCGATGGAGATGCTGCTGACCGGCGACTTCATCGGCGCCGAGCGCGCCTTGGCCGAGGGCCTGGTCAATCTCGTGGCTCCGCCCGACGACATGGATCGCGCCGAGGCCGACCTCCTGGCGCGCATTCTCGACAAGCCGCCGCGCGTGCTGGCGTTGGGTAAGCAGGCCTTCTATCGCCAGCTCGGCATGCCGCTCGCCGAGGCCTACGCCTTCACGAGCGAGGTGATCGTCAACAACGCCCTCGACGCGGACGCGCGGGAAGGCTTGGATGCGTTCGCCAACAAGCGCTCACCCGTGTGGGACGACGCGCCGGGCCGCGGACCGATCCCACTGAAGAAGCCGGACGACCATGACTGA
- a CDS encoding PaaI family thioesterase — protein MTAAITADDFQRLALDGVPFVRQLGCTLERLEAGRVDVRLPYRDVLLRPGGTISGPAMMAVADVTLYAVVLSLIGAVPLAVTTDMTCHFLRRARPGDLIAQGRILKLGRTLAIGEVSLVPDGDLEADSVCHVVGTYAIPPAHKREG, from the coding sequence ATGACAGCGGCCATCACCGCGGATGACTTCCAGAGGCTTGCGCTCGATGGCGTGCCGTTCGTCCGTCAGCTCGGCTGCACGCTGGAGCGTCTGGAAGCGGGCCGCGTCGATGTGCGCCTGCCCTACCGCGACGTCCTGCTGCGGCCGGGCGGCACGATTTCCGGTCCCGCGATGATGGCCGTCGCCGACGTGACCCTCTACGCGGTCGTCCTGTCCCTGATCGGCGCGGTGCCGCTTGCGGTCACCACCGACATGACCTGCCATTTCCTGCGCCGTGCCCGGCCCGGCGACCTGATCGCGCAGGGGCGGATCCTGAAGCTGGGCCGAACGCTCGCGATCGGCGAAGTCAGCCTCGTTCCCGACGGCGACCTAGAGGCGGACAGCGTCTGCCACGTGGTCGGCACTTACGCCATTCCGCCCGCGCACAAGCGCGAGGGATAG
- a CDS encoding cyclase family protein produces MCAPGCIEHVRQRLARDGIDRRSFFRRAGAGAVGGTVLGMAGSLPAFAQEGRSFSRVVDLTHPLGPSFPTFSGQPGVRLERVNSLDTDGYNLFRWIIDEHTGTHMDAPMHFANGVASADQLEIGNLVVPLAVVDIRAKADGDPDAQLTPDDLSAWESEHGELPENACVAMWSGWDAHVATPTFRGADAQGGLHFPGFHPEATSFLMDERQIAAIAVDTLSLDYGASTDFAVHYSWLGSGRWGMECVANLGELPATGAIFVAGHPKIEGSTGGPSRVIALV; encoded by the coding sequence ATGTGCGCACCGGGTTGCATCGAGCATGTCCGGCAACGGCTGGCTCGGGACGGGATCGACCGGCGCAGCTTCTTCCGGCGCGCCGGCGCCGGCGCGGTTGGCGGCACGGTGCTGGGCATGGCCGGCAGCTTGCCCGCGTTCGCGCAGGAGGGCCGCAGCTTCAGCCGTGTGGTCGACCTCACCCATCCGCTCGGCCCGAGCTTTCCGACCTTCTCCGGTCAGCCGGGCGTCCGGCTCGAGCGCGTGAACAGCCTGGACACCGACGGCTACAACCTGTTCCGCTGGATCATCGACGAGCACACCGGCACGCACATGGACGCGCCGATGCACTTCGCGAACGGCGTGGCCTCGGCCGACCAGCTCGAGATCGGCAACCTCGTGGTACCGCTGGCCGTGGTCGACATCCGCGCCAAGGCCGACGGCGATCCCGATGCCCAGCTGACGCCGGACGACCTGTCGGCATGGGAGAGCGAGCATGGCGAGCTGCCGGAGAACGCCTGCGTCGCCATGTGGAGCGGCTGGGACGCGCATGTCGCGACGCCGACATTCCGGGGCGCCGACGCGCAGGGCGGCCTGCATTTTCCGGGATTCCATCCCGAGGCGACGAGCTTCCTGATGGACGAGCGCCAGATTGCGGCGATCGCGGTCGACACCCTCTCGCTCGATTACGGGGCCTCGACCGACTTCGCCGTGCACTACAGCTGGCTGGGCAGCGGCCGCTGGGGCATGGAGTGCGTCGCCAATCTCGGCGAATTGCCGGCGACCGGCGCGATCTTCGTCGCCGGCCATCCCAAGATCGAGGGCTCGACGGGCGGCCCCAGCCGGGTCATCGCGTTGGTCTAG
- a CDS encoding MbcA/ParS/Xre antitoxin family protein produces the protein MVTLVPVSTTAPAPEFAEDGRITDREGEAMARAVLALFRRWNLNDAEACVLLGDMAPRTFARWKTGAIGRIGRDLKARLSNLLGIHKALRIVFVDSERGYGWVRRPNAAFGGRPALEVMLDGDLTDLMRVRRYLDSERG, from the coding sequence ATGGTGACGCTCGTTCCCGTCAGCACGACAGCGCCTGCGCCCGAATTCGCGGAAGACGGGCGGATCACGGATCGCGAAGGCGAGGCCATGGCGAGGGCCGTGCTTGCCCTGTTCCGCCGCTGGAACCTGAACGACGCGGAGGCCTGCGTCCTGCTGGGCGACATGGCGCCGCGCACGTTCGCGCGCTGGAAGACCGGCGCGATCGGCCGGATCGGTCGTGACCTGAAAGCAAGGCTGTCCAACCTCCTGGGCATCCACAAGGCGCTCCGCATCGTCTTCGTCGACTCGGAGCGGGGCTATGGCTGGGTCCGCAGGCCGAACGCCGCGTTCGGCGGCCGGCCGGCGCTCGAGGTCATGCTCGACGGTGACCTGACCGACCTCATGCGCGTGCGGCGCTATCTCGATTCCGAACGCGGCTAG
- a CDS encoding RES family NAD+ phosphorylase: MSRVAWPRTHRIIRSRFPPIDLFEDIAPPEDWDALARAEAKTNPRILEAVGRLDQVPSARRVGGPGASLVMAPFVHCSTDRPSRFSDGTFGVYYAGDRFEVALAETIYHHEALMAATAEPAGWTSQFRELVGRIDAGLHDLRDQPAFAACLDPDDYTAGQDLARRLRGAASDGLVYPSVREQGGACIAAFFPDVVSIPVQGRHLAYHWDGQRVDRVQDLGERIVYAVR, encoded by the coding sequence GTGAGCCGTGTCGCCTGGCCGAGGACGCACCGCATCATCCGCTCGCGTTTCCCGCCGATCGACCTTTTCGAGGACATCGCGCCGCCCGAGGACTGGGACGCGCTCGCCCGCGCGGAGGCGAAGACCAACCCGCGCATCCTGGAAGCGGTCGGCCGCCTCGACCAGGTCCCGTCGGCGCGGCGTGTCGGCGGCCCCGGCGCGTCCTTGGTCATGGCCCCCTTCGTCCACTGCTCGACCGACCGGCCGAGCCGCTTCTCGGACGGAACGTTCGGCGTGTACTACGCCGGCGACCGCTTCGAGGTCGCCCTTGCGGAGACGATCTACCATCATGAGGCGTTGATGGCGGCGACCGCCGAGCCGGCGGGATGGACCTCGCAGTTCCGCGAGTTGGTCGGCCGGATCGACGCCGGCCTGCACGACCTGAGGGACCAGCCGGCCTTCGCGGCCTGCCTCGACCCGGACGACTACACCGCCGGGCAGGACCTTGCCCGTCGCCTCCGTGGCGCGGCTTCGGACGGCCTCGTCTACCCGAGCGTCCGCGAGCAGGGCGGCGCGTGCATCGCCGCGTTCTTTCCCGACGTCGTCTCGATCCCCGTCCAGGGCCGCCACCTCGCCTATCACTGGGACGGACAGCGCGTCGATCGGGTCCAGGATCTCGGCGAGCGCATCGTGTACGCCGTCCGCTGA
- a CDS encoding TRAP transporter large permease — protein MSELHIGALIAVVTVLVLLTGVPVAFALGLTAIGALVWFDGIRALEFVPDVVFGSLENFALLSIPMFILMGGAIASSRAGSDLYEALDRWLYRVPGGLMASNLGACALFAALSGSSPATCAAIGKLGIPEMRRRGYADGIATGAIAAGGTLGILIPPSVTMIVYGIATETSIGRLFLSGIVPGLMLTAMFIAYSVVAARWTGGAVVDTGLRYTMRQKIEILPKVLPFLAIIVGILYVLYGGIATPSEAAGVGAVFALALVVVIYKVYQPGKLWDIVRSVTRESVMILMIVAAGDLFSYMLSSLFITQTLAMAIADMALNPWVMMLIINVFLLIAGMFLPPVAIILMAAPTLIPIIQTLGFDPIWFAVILTINMEIGLITPPVGLNLFVINGIAPDVRLPTILWGSLPFVLIMILGMVILSIFPQIALWLPNVLMGPGI, from the coding sequence GTGAGCGAGCTTCACATCGGCGCGCTGATCGCGGTCGTCACCGTCCTCGTCCTCCTGACGGGCGTGCCGGTCGCGTTCGCGCTCGGCCTCACGGCGATCGGCGCGCTGGTCTGGTTCGACGGCATCCGCGCGCTCGAGTTCGTGCCGGACGTCGTGTTCGGCTCGCTCGAGAACTTCGCCCTCCTCTCGATTCCGATGTTCATTCTGATGGGCGGCGCCATCGCGAGCTCGCGCGCCGGGAGCGACCTGTACGAGGCGCTCGACCGCTGGCTCTACCGCGTCCCCGGCGGCCTCATGGCATCGAATTTGGGCGCCTGCGCCCTGTTCGCCGCCCTGTCCGGCTCCTCGCCCGCGACCTGCGCCGCCATCGGCAAGCTCGGCATCCCCGAGATGCGCCGGCGCGGCTATGCCGACGGCATCGCCACCGGAGCGATCGCCGCCGGCGGCACGCTAGGCATCCTGATCCCGCCCAGCGTCACGATGATCGTCTACGGCATCGCGACCGAGACCTCGATCGGCCGCCTGTTCCTGTCGGGCATCGTTCCGGGCCTGATGCTGACGGCCATGTTCATCGCCTATTCGGTCGTCGCCGCGCGGTGGACCGGCGGCGCCGTGGTCGATACCGGCCTGCGCTACACCATGCGGCAGAAGATCGAGATCCTGCCCAAGGTGCTGCCCTTCCTGGCGATCATCGTGGGCATTCTCTACGTGCTCTACGGCGGCATCGCCACGCCGTCCGAGGCGGCCGGGGTCGGCGCCGTGTTCGCGCTGGCGCTCGTGGTCGTGATCTACAAGGTCTATCAGCCGGGCAAGCTCTGGGACATCGTCCGCAGCGTGACGCGGGAATCCGTGATGATCCTGATGATCGTCGCGGCCGGCGACCTGTTCAGCTACATGCTCTCGAGCCTGTTCATCACCCAGACGCTCGCCATGGCCATTGCGGACATGGCGCTCAACCCCTGGGTCATGATGCTGATCATCAACGTCTTCCTGCTGATCGCCGGCATGTTCCTGCCGCCGGTCGCCATCATCCTGATGGCGGCGCCGACCCTGATCCCCATCATCCAGACGCTGGGCTTCGATCCGATCTGGTTCGCCGTGATCCTGACCATCAACATGGAGATCGGCCTCATCACGCCCCCGGTCGGCCTCAACCTGTTCGTGATCAACGGCATCGCGCCCGATGTCCGCCTGCCGACCATCCTCTGGGGCAGCCTTCCCTTCGTGCTCATCATGATCCTGGGGATGGTGATTCTGTCGATCTTCCCGCAGATCGCGCTGTGGCTGCCGAACGTCCTCATGGGCCCGGGCATCTGA